Proteins encoded together in one Candidatus Sulfotelmatobacter sp. window:
- the glgA gene encoding glycogen synthase GlgA: MNIVFAASEGVPFSKTGGLADVVGALPRALASLGHHISVYLPRYRQTKLTDPATVVRSVTVPFDDEYRFASVVSGGSQNGVRFYFVEYPPYFDREALYGTPAGDYPDNAERFALFSRTVLEAAKILGVPDIFHCHDWQSALVPVLLRTIYAEDPAFRDTGTVFTIHNMGYQGLFPPDTLPLLMLPWDLFTIAKMEFFGQVNFLKGALTYSDFVTTVSRKYSQEIQTAEYGFGLEGVLRDRASTVTGILNGVDYEEWSPQTDKFAAAKFSPQDLSGKAKCKQDLLAAFGMPGADTKLPVIGIVSRFAAQKGFDLISQIADRLVREEMIIVALGAGDKAYEEMFRRLNKQFPNKIAVKVAYDNAIAHKIEAGADMFLMPSRYEPCGLNQIYSLKYGTVPIVRATGGLDDTIEPWDARTGKGTGFKFTEYNGESLLLTIKQALTAFRDQTSWQALMRNGMNKDFSWNASAREYGKVYEKVRQMRGVPAAEKVLV; the protein is encoded by the coding sequence ATGAATATCGTATTCGCCGCTTCAGAAGGGGTGCCATTTTCGAAGACGGGCGGCCTGGCCGACGTAGTAGGCGCATTGCCCCGGGCGCTGGCCTCCCTCGGACATCACATCAGTGTTTACCTGCCGCGCTATCGCCAGACCAAGCTCACCGATCCCGCGACGGTGGTTCGCAGCGTCACCGTTCCCTTCGACGATGAATATCGCTTTGCTTCGGTGGTGAGCGGAGGCAGTCAAAATGGAGTGCGCTTTTATTTCGTAGAGTATCCGCCGTATTTTGATCGCGAGGCCTTATACGGCACTCCTGCCGGGGATTATCCCGACAATGCCGAGCGCTTTGCATTATTTTCCCGCACCGTACTCGAGGCAGCGAAAATCCTGGGCGTGCCGGATATTTTTCACTGCCATGACTGGCAGTCGGCACTGGTTCCAGTTCTGCTACGGACCATCTATGCCGAAGATCCGGCCTTCCGAGATACAGGCACAGTCTTCACCATCCACAACATGGGTTACCAGGGATTGTTTCCCCCCGACACGCTTCCCTTGCTGATGCTGCCCTGGGATCTCTTTACCATCGCGAAGATGGAATTTTTCGGCCAGGTGAATTTTCTGAAAGGGGCACTGACATATTCCGATTTCGTGACCACGGTGAGCCGCAAATACAGCCAGGAGATTCAGACTGCCGAATACGGCTTTGGACTGGAAGGCGTGCTGCGCGACCGCGCGTCCACCGTGACTGGAATTCTGAACGGAGTCGACTACGAGGAGTGGAGTCCGCAGACCGACAAGTTCGCGGCCGCGAAATTTTCGCCGCAGGATCTATCCGGTAAGGCGAAATGCAAACAGGACTTGCTGGCGGCGTTCGGAATGCCCGGCGCCGACACAAAACTGCCGGTGATCGGCATCGTCTCCCGCTTTGCTGCCCAGAAAGGCTTCGATCTCATCTCGCAGATCGCCGACCGCCTGGTGCGCGAAGAGATGATCATCGTCGCACTGGGCGCCGGCGATAAGGCGTACGAAGAGATGTTTCGGCGTCTCAACAAGCAGTTCCCCAACAAAATTGCAGTCAAAGTAGCCTACGACAACGCGATCGCGCACAAAATCGAAGCCGGCGCCGACATGTTCCTGATGCCGTCACGCTATGAACCTTGCGGCCTGAACCAGATTTACAGTCTGAAATATGGAACGGTGCCCATCGTCCGCGCGACCGGAGGACTTGACGACACGATCGAACCCTGGGATGCCCGCACCGGGAAGGGAACTGGTTTCAAGTTTACCGAATATAACGGCGAATCGCTGCTGCTCACCATCAAGCAGGCGCTGACCGCCTTCCGCGACCAGACCTCGTGGCAGGCTCTGATGCGCAACGGCATGAACAAAGATTTCTCCTGGAACGCCTCCGCCCGCGAATATGGCAAAGTCTACGAGAAGGTGCGGCAGATGCGGGGCGTTCCGGCGGCGGAGAAGGTTTTAGTTTGA
- the rsmA gene encoding 16S rRNA (adenine(1518)-N(6)/adenine(1519)-N(6))-dimethyltransferase RsmA, whose product MPKVASTRRPQTKPKLGQHFLASEDLAARVVETLGDVSQSTVLEIGPGRGILTSLLAKRARRLIAVELDRVLAAQLRLKFGMARNVEVIEADVLAIDFDSLFGPKPGLSRPGVDLKLEPVKVVGNLPYYITSDILLRLFEFSKYFDSIVIMVQREVADRIAAEPGGRDYGMLSATAQLYGRVEKLFTLPPGAFVPPPKVHSTVLRLTIDPQQAKLGVAGDGFIDFLRLSFGQKRKTLWNNLKAKYESDELKRALAEADVKATARAETLSLEESAAIYRALRGTAK is encoded by the coding sequence GTGCCAAAGGTCGCTTCCACGCGCCGTCCGCAAACCAAGCCTAAATTGGGGCAGCATTTCCTGGCCAGCGAAGACCTGGCAGCGCGCGTGGTCGAGACCCTAGGCGACGTGTCGCAGAGCACGGTGCTCGAAATCGGCCCCGGACGCGGCATTCTGACGTCACTGTTGGCGAAGCGGGCGCGGCGACTGATCGCCGTGGAACTCGATCGTGTGCTGGCGGCGCAGCTGAGACTGAAGTTCGGCATGGCGCGCAATGTGGAAGTCATCGAGGCAGACGTTCTGGCCATCGACTTCGATTCCCTCTTCGGACCGAAGCCTGGACTGAGCCGCCCCGGCGTTGATCTTAAACTCGAACCGGTGAAAGTCGTGGGCAATCTTCCGTATTACATTACCTCCGACATTCTGCTGCGGTTGTTCGAGTTTTCGAAATACTTTGACAGCATCGTAATCATGGTGCAGCGCGAAGTTGCCGACCGCATCGCGGCCGAGCCCGGCGGCCGCGATTACGGCATGCTCTCCGCCACGGCGCAGTTGTACGGCCGCGTGGAGAAGCTGTTCACGCTGCCGCCGGGAGCATTTGTGCCTCCACCGAAGGTTCATTCGACCGTGCTGCGGTTGACCATTGATCCGCAACAGGCAAAACTAGGCGTCGCCGGCGATGGCTTCATCGATTTTCTGCGCCTGTCGTTTGGGCAGAAACGCAAAACACTCTGGAACAATCTGAAGGCCAAGTATGAAAGCGACGAGTTAAAGCGAGCTCTAGCTGAGGCGGACGTGAAGGCCACGGCCCGCGCCGAGACTCTGAGCCTGGAAGAAAGCGCGGCAATCTATCGCGCCTTGCGCGGGACGGCTAAATGA